The Methanobacterium formicicum genome window below encodes:
- a CDS encoding MFS transporter: MDDSYKWGVVLIACMAIFIIVLDSSAMNVAISTLVVELNTTVSIIQGIIAIYALIIASFMLLGSKIQDILGRKKTFLMGLIIYACGTITATMSINAGMLLLGWAILEGVGAAMILPATTTIVGSSYKGKDRVTAFGIWGGIAAVGAAVGPIVGGIFTTYLSWRLVFGSELVFVAGILIFRHYLTESEPTLKWKDLDIVGVFLSVISLILIVLGILFLTRPEYWRYVAVLVGSGSILFILFLWWQRRRINNGLEPLSDITLLKNRLFGLGTLNNVIQQIPLAGFLFIIPVFLQQVTKLNAFDTGLTLLPASMVILICSLLGAKLSSRIDSKYVLMIGFLIAAIGTFILSGVFNVNTHMQDLIPGTVVFGVGIGFLLSQLTNLTMAAAGKDQETDASGLLNCFKNLGYSMGTALIGVLLLLSVFGGLTAGIESTGLVDNTTKDEIHDGLFNYMEKMQTGTPQIPPQLVPYAPRIIDSTISSAMRQTFTVLSLILFLGFFTSLFIPSRKNPT, encoded by the coding sequence CATATAAATGGGGAGTAGTATTGATTGCCTGTATGGCAATTTTTATCATTGTTTTAGATTCATCAGCAATGAATGTAGCTATCAGCACCCTGGTTGTGGAATTGAACACCACCGTATCTATTATACAGGGCATAATTGCCATATACGCCCTTATAATTGCTTCTTTTATGTTGTTAGGTAGCAAGATACAGGATATTCTGGGGCGTAAGAAAACATTTCTAATGGGCCTTATCATCTATGCCTGCGGTACAATCACCGCCACTATGAGTATCAATGCCGGGATGCTCCTGTTAGGATGGGCTATTCTGGAAGGTGTTGGTGCGGCCATGATCCTGCCGGCCACCACCACCATTGTGGGATCCAGTTACAAAGGGAAGGACAGAGTTACCGCTTTTGGAATATGGGGTGGTATTGCCGCGGTGGGAGCAGCAGTGGGACCCATAGTTGGGGGGATTTTCACTACCTACCTCAGTTGGAGGCTGGTGTTTGGTTCAGAACTGGTCTTTGTGGCAGGTATACTTATTTTCAGACACTACCTAACTGAATCAGAACCAACCCTTAAATGGAAAGATTTAGATATAGTGGGAGTGTTTTTATCGGTAATTTCCTTGATATTAATAGTTCTGGGCATCCTTTTCCTCACCAGGCCAGAATACTGGAGATATGTCGCAGTCCTGGTTGGATCCGGTTCCATTCTCTTCATTTTATTCCTGTGGTGGCAGAGGAGACGAATTAACAATGGTTTAGAACCATTATCCGATATTACTCTCCTTAAAAATCGTTTATTTGGTCTGGGAACCCTGAACAATGTTATACAGCAGATACCCCTGGCTGGTTTTCTCTTTATTATTCCGGTATTTCTACAGCAGGTAACCAAATTGAATGCCTTTGACACAGGTTTAACTCTTTTACCGGCTTCCATGGTTATCCTTATCTGTTCTCTCCTTGGTGCAAAGTTATCATCCAGGATAGATTCCAAATACGTTTTGATGATTGGATTTTTGATAGCAGCAATCGGGACATTTATACTGAGTGGTGTGTTCAATGTGAATACCCATATGCAGGATCTGATACCGGGAACTGTAGTCTTCGGGGTGGGAATTGGTTTTTTACTTTCTCAGTTAACCAACCTTACCATGGCTGCTGCGGGTAAAGATCAGGAAACAGATGCATCTGGTTTGTTGAACTGTTTTAAAAATCTTGGTTATTCCATGGGAACCGCACTGATCGGGGTTTTACTCTTACTGAGTGTATTCGGTGGCCTTACTGCCGGGATAGAATCCACTGGCCTGGTGGATAACACCACTAAGGATGAGATCCATGATGGTCTCTTCAATTACATGGAAAAAATGCAAACTGGCACTCCCCAAATACCCCCACAACTGGTTCCCTACGCTCCCCGGATCATTGATTCAACCATCAGTTCCGCCATGAGACAGACCTTCACTGTGCTATCATTGATCCTGTTTTTAGGATTTTTTACCAGCCTGTTTATTCCTTCCAGGAAAAATCCCACTTGA
- a CDS encoding cation:proton antiporter, with the protein MEFQSVAFSVAIIILLGLLASKLFNRIKLPGLLGMLILGIVIGPYGFNLIDKAIMAISGDLRAIALIIILLRAGFGIHMESLRKVGMSAVKMSFIPDVVEGLTITFVSHYLLGLPLIEAGMLGFIIAAVSPAVIVPQMLSFIKRRMGTGKGIPLIILTGASVDDVVSITIFSIFLGMYGGQQVNYLVTIFSIPLQFILGILLGLVIAVILIYLFKRFNIRNTEKTLIILASAIILKNLGDVLSTWVPIAALVGVMVIGFVILEKMPELGMQLSSKFDKIWIFAEILLFVLVGAQVNIYLAASFAVVGLTIIIIGLAARSAGVYLALAGSNLNLQEKIFCIIAYMPKATVQAAIGAIPLSMGVASGQEILAIAVIAILFTAPLGAMGVSWYGEKALKVDENAVSKEIMVK; encoded by the coding sequence ATGGAATTTCAGTCGGTGGCCTTTAGCGTAGCCATTATAATATTACTGGGCCTTCTGGCCAGCAAACTCTTCAACCGGATCAAATTACCCGGATTACTGGGAATGCTCATTCTGGGGATAGTGATTGGTCCTTACGGATTTAACCTGATTGATAAAGCAATAATGGCAATATCGGGGGATTTAAGGGCAATCGCCCTTATCATCATTCTGTTACGGGCAGGTTTTGGAATCCATATGGAGAGCCTGCGCAAGGTGGGAATGTCCGCGGTGAAAATGAGTTTCATACCCGATGTGGTGGAAGGATTAACCATCACCTTCGTATCCCACTACCTCTTAGGCTTACCCCTTATTGAAGCGGGTATGTTGGGCTTTATAATAGCGGCAGTATCCCCGGCAGTCATCGTACCCCAGATGCTCAGCTTTATCAAGAGAAGAATGGGAACTGGTAAGGGAATACCTCTCATCATCCTGACCGGTGCTTCTGTGGACGATGTGGTTTCCATAACCATATTCTCCATATTCCTGGGAATGTACGGAGGCCAGCAGGTGAACTACCTGGTGACCATATTCAGCATACCTCTGCAGTTTATACTGGGGATCCTGCTGGGACTGGTCATTGCCGTCATCCTGATATACCTCTTCAAACGTTTCAACATACGAAACACCGAAAAAACCCTGATCATCCTGGCCTCAGCCATAATACTCAAAAATCTGGGGGATGTGCTGAGTACCTGGGTGCCCATAGCCGCCCTGGTAGGGGTCATGGTCATAGGATTTGTTATACTGGAGAAGATGCCTGAACTGGGAATGCAGCTATCCAGTAAATTCGATAAGATCTGGATATTTGCGGAGATACTCCTCTTCGTCCTGGTGGGAGCCCAGGTAAACATCTACCTGGCGGCATCATTCGCCGTGGTCGGCCTGACCATAATCATAATCGGTCTGGCCGCCCGTAGTGCCGGGGTTTATCTGGCCCTGGCTGGCTCCAACCTCAATCTACAGGAGAAAATATTCTGCATAATAGCCTACATGCCTAAGGCCACAGTACAGGCCGCTATAGGTGCCATACCTCTATCTATGGGTGTGGCTTCCGGGCAGGAGATACTGGCCATAGCCGTAATTGCCATACTCTTCACCGCACCTTTAGGTGCCATGGGAGTGAGCTGGTACGGTGAAAAAGCGTTAAAAGTAGATGAAAATGCCGTTAGCAAGGAAATAATGGTTAAATAA
- a CDS encoding TetR/AcrR family transcriptional regulator, with product MSLAKWKEREREERKKDIIKAARNLLAEKNFDDVTMDEIAREVGLGKSTLYLYFKNKESLYFAVVLRGIRIWYESVKSEVEKGNTGLEKFMLYGKANRTFSNRYPDYFRLLYSPTSIKKEFDPDKMNRSEEFQEVRELFKKIMSIGIDSIQKGIDDGDIRQDVDPTEAAILLSVIYNGRVNMGDWARDLLETKDIDDDKFDKDIGDLFLHMLRK from the coding sequence ATGTCACTGGCAAAATGGAAGGAAAGAGAAAGAGAAGAACGTAAAAAGGATATCATCAAGGCAGCCCGGAATTTACTGGCTGAAAAAAACTTTGATGACGTAACCATGGACGAAATAGCCCGGGAAGTTGGACTGGGCAAAAGTACACTTTATCTCTACTTTAAGAATAAAGAATCCCTGTACTTTGCCGTGGTCTTACGCGGTATTCGCATCTGGTATGAATCAGTTAAATCAGAGGTTGAAAAAGGAAATACTGGCTTAGAAAAGTTCATGTTGTACGGAAAAGCAAATAGGACATTTTCTAATAGATATCCTGATTATTTCCGGCTGTTATATTCTCCCACCTCCATTAAAAAAGAATTTGACCCGGATAAGATGAACCGCAGTGAAGAGTTCCAGGAAGTGAGGGAGTTATTCAAAAAAATAATGTCCATAGGAATAGATTCCATACAAAAAGGGATAGATGATGGTGATATCCGGCAAGATGTGGACCCTACCGAAGCAGCTATTCTCTTATCAGTAATATACAATGGTAGGGTGAATATGGGTGACTGGGCTAGAGATTTACTGGAAACCAAGGACATTGATGATGATAAATTTGACAAAGACATAGGAGATTTATTCCTTCACATGTTAAGGAAGTAG
- a CDS encoding DUF169 domain-containing protein → MDFRMLGNSLNELLQLENEAVAIKWSVRPPHNVEKEEGKSRFCAKLQKAINGEVFYATLEEEECMGGARYSGLKDMAEYPANVQSGAFMIPNGLFKDIPAVQRSRENEEYINPGIFSAILFSPLSKAEFDPDVIFLACNAQQGMEVLHANAYDSGEHGLGADAAPVCSSMAAAPYMTGKVTYGFGDVGARSNMDVDPGEVMVSIPASALSRIVSNLSQMRTKRFFKEE, encoded by the coding sequence ATGGATTTTAGAATGTTAGGAAACAGTTTAAATGAACTATTGCAATTGGAAAATGAAGCAGTGGCCATAAAATGGTCAGTGCGTCCTCCTCACAATGTGGAGAAAGAGGAAGGTAAATCAAGATTCTGTGCCAAGCTTCAAAAAGCTATAAACGGCGAGGTATTTTATGCCACCCTGGAAGAGGAAGAATGTATGGGTGGGGCCCGATACTCCGGACTTAAGGACATGGCCGAATACCCGGCCAATGTACAGAGCGGGGCATTCATGATCCCCAATGGCCTGTTTAAGGATATTCCGGCAGTACAGCGTTCAAGGGAAAATGAAGAATATATAAATCCGGGAATTTTTAGTGCGATTCTTTTCTCTCCCCTCAGTAAGGCAGAATTCGACCCCGATGTGATTTTCCTGGCCTGCAATGCCCAGCAGGGAATGGAAGTACTCCACGCCAATGCCTATGATTCCGGAGAACATGGACTGGGGGCTGACGCTGCCCCCGTATGTAGTTCCATGGCGGCAGCCCCTTATATGACGGGTAAGGTCACCTATGGATTTGGTGATGTAGGGGCCCGGAGTAACATGGACGTTGACCCCGGAGAGGTTATGGTCAGTATTCCAGCCAGTGCCCTGTCCCGCATTGTTTCTAATTTGAGCCAGATGCGAACTAAAAGGTTTTTCAAGGAAGAATAA